Proteins found in one Phocoena sinus isolate mPhoSin1 chromosome 5, mPhoSin1.pri, whole genome shotgun sequence genomic segment:
- the CXCL10 gene encoding C-X-C motif chemokine 10, whose product MNQSAVLIFCLILLTLRGTQEIPLSRTTRCTCIKISDRPVNPRSLEKLEVIPASQSCPRVEIIATMKKNGEKRCLNPESKTIKNLLKAISKERSKRSQTQKEA is encoded by the exons ATGAACCAAAGTGCTGTTCTTATTTTCTGCCTTATCCTTCTGACTCTGAGAGGAACTCAAG AAATACCTCTCTCTAGGACTACACGCTGTACGTGTATCAAGATCAGTGATCGACCTGTTAATCCAAGGTCCTTAGAAAAACTTGAAGTGATTCCTGCAAGTCAATCTTGCCCACGTGTTGAGATCAT TGCCACAATGAAAAAGAACGGGGAGAAAAGATGTCTTAATCCAGAGTCTAAGACCATCAAGAATTTACTGAAAGCAATTAGCAAGGAAAG GTCTAAAAGATCTCAAACACAGAAAGAGGCATAA